One window of Dermacentor andersoni chromosome 7, qqDerAnde1_hic_scaffold, whole genome shotgun sequence genomic DNA carries:
- the LOC140219397 gene encoding tubulin-specific chaperone C-like isoform X2 has product MGSLEVEGDSGRPQHEQHLSLLDNFSQAKWQLEQLLDADGDLAQLDGKLQELQMITTEAANHLPAASLRWVREQFGTLRAQVDEVRERLKPRKRFAFKSARCPSSKAAAAPDGDARSTGQCESGPGFPADALKNASTLGFQGRSGETLMLSNINGKDMELDSLNTCEVTVHGCPATLFARRLKNCHIRCGPVATSVFVEECECCTFHIACQQLRVHNSHKCEFRVHIQARSIIEDSKELLFAKYDFAYDGDERDWCASRLDKTVNNWNKVDDFNWLAADQPSPNWKLSPMSLGDTV; this is encoded by the exons ATGGGGTCCTTAGAGGTAGAAGGTGACAGTGGCCGACCACAACACGAGCAACACCTCAGCCTCCTGGACAACTTCAGCCAGGCCAAGTGGCAGCTTGAGCAGCTCCTCGATGCAGATGGTGACTTGGCACAGCTGGATGGAAAGCTGCAGGAGTTGCAG ATGATAACTACAGAAGCAGCCAACCACCTGCCTGCAGCCAGTTTGCGCTGGGTCCGGGAACAGTTTGGGACACTGAGAGCACAGGTGGATGAGGTCCGGGAGCGGCTCAAGCCACGCAAGCGATTTGCCTTCAAGTCGGCACGGTgccccagctcaaaggcagcagCGGCCCCTGACGG TGATGCCAGATCCACGGGGCAATGCGAGTCGGGGCCAGGCTTCCCTGCTGATGCCTTGAAGAATGCCTCCACCTTGGGCTTCCAAGGCAGATCAGGAGAAACGTTGATGCTGTCTAACATCAATGGCAAGGACATGGAACTCGATTCTCTCAACACCTGCGAAGTGACCGTTCATGGCTGTCCAGCGACACTGTTTGCACGCCGGCTCAAGAACTGCCACATCCGGTGCGGACCTGTGGCCACCTCAGTGTTCGTGGAGGAGTGCGAGTGTTGCACGTTTCACATCGCCTGTCAGCAGCTGCGAGTACACAACAGCCACAAGTGCGAATTCCGAGTGCACATTCAGGCACGCTCCATTATCGAAGACTCAAAAGAGCTCCTGTTTGCCAAGTATGACTTTGCTTATGACGGAGACGAGCGAGACTGGTGTGCATCACGCTTAGACAAGACTGTCAACAACTGGAACAAGGTGGATGACTTCAACTGGCTTGCAGCAGATCAGCCTTCACCCAACTGGAAGCTGTCACCGATGTCACTGGGTGACACTGTATAG
- the LOC140219397 gene encoding tubulin-specific chaperone C-like isoform X1: protein MGSLEVEGDSGRPQHEQHLSLLDNFSQAKWQLEQLLDADGDLAQLDGKLQELQMITTEAANHLPAASLRWVREQFGTLRAQVDEVRERLKPRKRFAFKSARCPSSKAAAAPDGTTGESQGLSDGCITPRRIMSPACSSMTRHSVAATRDARSTGQCESGPGFPADALKNASTLGFQGRSGETLMLSNINGKDMELDSLNTCEVTVHGCPATLFARRLKNCHIRCGPVATSVFVEECECCTFHIACQQLRVHNSHKCEFRVHIQARSIIEDSKELLFAKYDFAYDGDERDWCASRLDKTVNNWNKVDDFNWLAADQPSPNWKLSPMSLGDTV, encoded by the exons ATGGGGTCCTTAGAGGTAGAAGGTGACAGTGGCCGACCACAACACGAGCAACACCTCAGCCTCCTGGACAACTTCAGCCAGGCCAAGTGGCAGCTTGAGCAGCTCCTCGATGCAGATGGTGACTTGGCACAGCTGGATGGAAAGCTGCAGGAGTTGCAG ATGATAACTACAGAAGCAGCCAACCACCTGCCTGCAGCCAGTTTGCGCTGGGTCCGGGAACAGTTTGGGACACTGAGAGCACAGGTGGATGAGGTCCGGGAGCGGCTCAAGCCACGCAAGCGATTTGCCTTCAAGTCGGCACGGTgccccagctcaaaggcagcagCGGCCCCTGACGG cactactgGAGAATCCCAGGGACTGTctgatggctgtatcacgccgcgtcggaTCATGTCTCCTGCGTGCTCATCGATGACAAGGCACTCCGTCGCAgccacacg TGATGCCAGATCCACGGGGCAATGCGAGTCGGGGCCAGGCTTCCCTGCTGATGCCTTGAAGAATGCCTCCACCTTGGGCTTCCAAGGCAGATCAGGAGAAACGTTGATGCTGTCTAACATCAATGGCAAGGACATGGAACTCGATTCTCTCAACACCTGCGAAGTGACCGTTCATGGCTGTCCAGCGACACTGTTTGCACGCCGGCTCAAGAACTGCCACATCCGGTGCGGACCTGTGGCCACCTCAGTGTTCGTGGAGGAGTGCGAGTGTTGCACGTTTCACATCGCCTGTCAGCAGCTGCGAGTACACAACAGCCACAAGTGCGAATTCCGAGTGCACATTCAGGCACGCTCCATTATCGAAGACTCAAAAGAGCTCCTGTTTGCCAAGTATGACTTTGCTTATGACGGAGACGAGCGAGACTGGTGTGCATCACGCTTAGACAAGACTGTCAACAACTGGAACAAGGTGGATGACTTCAACTGGCTTGCAGCAGATCAGCCTTCACCCAACTGGAAGCTGTCACCGATGTCACTGGGTGACACTGTATAG